From one Nitrospirota bacterium genomic stretch:
- a CDS encoding GTP-binding protein — translation MAKAKYERRKPHVNIGTIGHVDHGKTTLTAALTKVSADKGMAKFISY, via the coding sequence AAGGCGAAATATGAGCGGCGGAAGCCGCATGTGAATATCGGGACGATCGGGCACGTGGACCATGGCAAGACGACGTTGACGGCGGCCTTGACTAAGGTCAGTGCGGACAAGGGCATGGCCAAGTTCATCAGCTAC